TGCGAGGCGTCCACCGGATGGTGGAGGAGGACACCTACTGCATCGACGTGTTGACCCAGGTCTCGGCGATCAAGAGAGGCCTCGAGAAGGTGAGCGTGCTGCTGGTGGAGGACCACCTTCGTGGCTGCGTGCTGGACGCAGCCAAGTCGGGTGATGACGCGGAGGCCGACGCCCACCTGACTGAGGTGACGACGGCCCTGGGCCGCCTCCTCCGCAGCTAGCGCCCCACACCTGTACTCCGCCTCGGGTCACCGTTACCGTGGAAGGCCCGCCGGCCGAACCCCACGTCACCTACGCCGAAACGGAGCATCCGCGTGTCCGAGCCCATGAACGTCGCCCGCAAGATCATCAGCGAGCACCTCGTCGACGGCGAGATGACGCCCGGCACACCGATCGGGCTGAAGATCGACCAGACGCTGACGCAGGATGCGACTGGCACCATGGTCATGCTCGAACTCGAGGCGATGCAGTTGGACCGTGTCCGCACCGAGGTGTCGGTGCAGTACGTCGATCACAACCTGATCCAGCAGGACCACAAGAACCCCGACGACCACCTGTTCCTGCAGAGCGCGTGCGAGCGCTTCGGGATCCACTACTCGCGTGCCGGCAACGGCATCAGTCATGCCGTGCACATGGAGCACTTCGGCAAGCCGGGCACGACCCTGGCGGGCTCTGACAGCCACTCGCCCGCCGCCGGGGCTCTGGGGATGGTGGCGATCGGATCCGGTGGGCTCGACGTCGCGCTGGCCGCCGCAGGTGAGCCGCTCCGGATCAAGATGCCCGAGGTCTGGGGTGTCGAGTTGACCGGCGAACTGCCGCCATGGACGTCCGCGAAGGACATCATCCTGGAGATGCTGCGCCGCCACGACGTCGACGGTGGTGTGGGCCGGATCATCGAGTACTACGGACCGGGGTTGGACGGTCTGTCCGCGATGGATCGCCACGTCATCGCCAACATGGGCGCCGAACTGGGCGCCACGACCACCGTCTTCCCGGCCGACGAGGAGGTCCGCCGGTTCCTCACCTCGATGGGCCGTGAGGGGGACTTCACCGAGATCGTCGCCGACGAGGGCGCATCCTACGACCACCACGAGTCGATCGACCTGTCCGCCATCGTCCCGCTGATCGCCGAGCCGGTCTCGCCCGGCAACGTGCGACCGGTCAGCGAGGTGGCCGGCAAGCCGATCTCACAGGCCTACGTCGGCTCCTCGGCGAACCCTGGCTATCGGGACTTCGCGATCTGCGCGGAGATCGTCAGAGCCGCGGGCGAGCGGGCCAACACCGCCGTCAGCTTCGACATCAACCCCTCGAGCCGGCAGGTGCTCGCCAACCTGATCAACGATGGCCACCTGCTCAGCCTGGTCACCGCTGGCGCGCGCATCCACCAGGCCGGCTGCAACGGCTGCATCGGCATGGGTCAAGCGCCGGCGACCGACACGATCTCGCTGCGCACGACGCCCCGCAACTTCCCGGGTCGCTCCGGGACGATGGAGGACATGGTCCATCTGTGCTCGCCGGAGACGGCGACAGCATCGGCGCTGACCGGCGTCATCACCGACCCGCGCGACCTGGCGGACAAGTACGGCATCTCCTTCCCCCAGGTCACCGACCCGGAGACGCCGATCATCGACAAGGAGAACCTCCTCGCGCCGGTGCCGAAGGAGGAGGCGCTGCAGGTGAAGTTGCGCAAGGGGCCGAACATCGCCTCGATCCCCGACTTCGACGGCGTGCCCGATGCGATGGACCTCGAGGTCATGCTCGTCGTCGGCGACGACGTCTCCACCGACGAGATCTCCCCGGCCGGCTCCCGGGTGCTGCCGTTTCGGTCCAACATTCCCAAGATCTCGGAGTTCACCTACGACATCGTCGACGAAACCTATCACGTGCGTGCCGCCGAGGCGCGCGACGACGGACGGGGCCACGCAATCGTCGGCGGGACCAACTACGGGCAGGGCTCCTCCCGCGAGCACGCGGCGCTGGCGCCGCGGTACCTGGGGTTGCGGGCGGTGCTGGCCAAGGACTACGCGCGCATCCACTGGCAGAACCTCGTCAACTTCGGGGTCCTGCCCCTCGAGTTCACCAGCGACGAGGACAAGGACGCAATCAACAGCGGCGACGTGCTGGAACTGCGTGATCTGCACGCAACGCTGGCAGGCGGCGGTGACGTGGCCGTCAGGAACGCGACCCAGGGCACCGAGTTCCGGATGTCGCATCGCCTGTCTGAGCGTCAGGTCGACGTCCTGCTCGCCGGCGGCGTCATCAACGTGATGAAGGAGCGACTGGGCGGCTCGGGCGAGCCCGTCGCCACCGATCAGGTCGCGCCAGGCCGCGAGGACGGTCCCGGCGACCGCTGACGTCGGTCGCCAAGGTGCGTGCACCAGCCGTGGTTGAGACTGACGGCCACGCTGACCTTCGGCCTAGCCGACTGACAGCGGCGCAGGCTCGACCGTCACCTGTACCCCATTCAGGATCGCGTTCCCGCTCAGGGGGTCCACGTCCGGGCCGGTCAGGACGTTCGGGTTGACGCCCGGGTGCTCGGTCGCCACCGACAGCTGGACCCCGTCGACGTCATGCCCCCAGCCGTGCGGCAGCGAGACGGTGCCCGGCGTGATCCGCTCAGTCACTTCCACCACGACCTCCACGGTCCCGGTCTTCGACGTCACCCTCGCCCGTCCCTCGTCCGCCAGGCCCCTCGCCTCAGCGTCCTCCGGGTGCATCTGCAAGCTCGAGCGGTTCGTGCCGCCCAGCAGCGCCTCGACGTTGTGGCCCCAGGAGTTGTTGGACCGCAGGTGCCGCCGGCCGACCAGCAACAGCCCGTCCGGATCCTGCTCGAGCGTCGCCACCAGGCGTGGGAGGTCCTCGATGATCGCCTGCGGCGCGACGTCCACCTCGCCGGACGGGGTGAGCAGCACCTCCGGCAAGCGCGGCTCGAGCGGCCCCAGGTCCAGACCGTGCGGATGCCACTGCACCTCGTCCAACGTCAAGCCGTCGGGAACGGACCCGAAGCCGTCTCCGAATGGCCCGACCCGGATGAGGAAGTCCAGCCACCGCTCCGGACCACGACGTTCGCCCAGCTGGTCCAGCACCCACGACGGCTCCTTCCCTGCGATCGGGGACGACGCCGCCGTCACCTCCTTCTGGATGTGGGTCGACAGCACGAACGTGTCCACGGCATCCACGTCGCACGCCGCCCCCAATCCGCGGAGGATGCCGGCCAACCTGGCGTGCACCTCCCACTCCTGCGGCTGATCGGTCTCGAACACCGGATCCGACCAGTTGGCGACGTTGCGGATCGCGAGCTGCATGAAGGCCACGTCGTAGTGCGACCGCTGGAGGACGGACGGGATGGGCAGCACCACATCCGCATGCCGGGTGGTCTCATTGCGGTAGCAGTCGACCGAGATCATCACGTCCAGGCCAGTCAACGCCTCGGCGACCCGATCCCCGTTCGGCACGGACAGGGCGGGGTTGCCCGCAATGGTGATCAGCCCGCGGACCGGTCCGTCGAGCAGCTCCTCGGCGAACGCGGCGGAGGGCAACTCGCTGAACACCTCCGGAAGACCGCGAACCGCGGTGTGGTAGCGGCCGAACCTGGTCTCCCGTGCCGCCGCCCCCGACGAGGAGTTGGTCTGCCCGGCAGCCGCGGTCGTGAACATGGCCCCTCCCGGCCGGTCGAGGTTGCCGGTCAGGACGTTGATGACGTCGACCAGCCACGACGTGGTGGTCCCGAAGGCAACCGTCGTGGTTCCCAGTCGCCCGTACACCGCCGCCGAGGGTGCGGCGGCCAACTCGCCGGCGACCCGTCGAGTCACCTCGGCCGGCACCCGCGTGGGACCCGCTACCGCCTCGGGCGTGAACGGTGCCAGCGCCTCTGGCAACACCTCCAACCCGGCAACACCTTCGACAGGAGGGGAGGCCGTGCCCGAGGCCAGCAGCGTCTGTGCGATCGCGGCCAGCCACAGGGCGTCGGTGCCCGGGCGGATGCCGATGTGCTCGTCTGCCGCTCGGGCCGTCCGGCTGACCCGCGGGTCGACCACCACGAGCCGCCCACCTCGCTGGCGGAGCGCACGAAGCCGCCCCGGCATGTCGGGCGCCGTCATCAGGGAGCCGTTGGAGGTCATCGGGTCCGCGCCCAGGACCAGCAGGTAGTCGGTGCGGTCGATGTCCGGGATGGGGATCGACAGCTTGTGGCCGAACATCAGCGCCGCCGAGACGTGCTTGGGCTGCTGGTCGACCGTCGTCGCCGTGAACACGTAGGGGCTGCCCAGTGCCTTCGCCACAGCGGGGGTGGTGTAGGCGCCGGCGAGGTTGTGGACGTTCGGGTTGCCGAGGTACATGGCCACGACGTCACGGCCGTGGGCCTCGATCAGACCCATCAACCGCTCCTCCACGGTCTCCCACGCCTGGTCCCAGCTGACCTCCTGCCCGTCGACCAGCGGCTGCGTGAGGCGGTCCGGGTCGGCGTGCAGTGCCCCGATCGACAGCCCCTTCGGACACGCGAACCCACCGCTGAACACGTCATCGGCGTCCCCCCTGACGGACAGCACGGTGCGCTCCCTCGGGTCGACTTCTATGGCCAGCCCACAGGTGGCCTCGCACAGCGGACAGGTGTGGATGTGGGTTTCGCTCGCCATCGCCGACTTCTCTCCTCCGGGGTCGCCCGTTACCCTGACATGACTCGGGTCACCTTCACAACGTCGCACCCGCCGACACCCGTGACCGCCACCGCCGCGCCCGCAGGCCCGGCCGATCCAAGGACCGCAGCGCATGAGTGATCAGTCCGGAACACGCGTCGACGACAACACGGACCAGCAGGACGAGACCAGCCAGGAGGCCAGCGGCGCCCTGGCCGTCCACGCGCTGGAGGCGGCGGGGGTCGAGCACCTCTTCACCCTCTCCGGCGGGCACATCTTCCCGCTGTACGACGGCTGCCGTCAGACTGGCGTCCAGCTGTGGGACTTCCGCCACGAGCAGTCCGCGACCTTCGCCGCCGAGGGGCTGGCCAAGCTGACCCGGCAGACCCAGGTGGCCGCGCTGACGGCCGGACCGGGAGTCACCAACTCGGTCAGCGCCACGGCCAGCGCCCGCTTCGGCGGCTCACCCCTCCTCGTCATCGGCGGGCGTGCGCCCGCGGCGACCTGGGGCACCGGCAGCCTGCAGGAGATCGATCACACCGCCTTCATGGGTCCGCTCACCAAGTCGGCCACGACGGCCATGACGCCCGACACCGTCGCCCGGACCGTGGCCGAGGCCTACCGCGTGGCCGGGTCATCCCACCGCGGTCCGACCTTCGTCGACATCCCGATGGACGTCGTGTTCACTCCGGCGCAGACCGACACGGTCCGCGCACCCGCCGTCCCGGACACCGTCGCCCATGACCCGAGTGACGTTTCCCGGATCGCCGAGATGCTAGCTGCCTCCACCGCCCCTGTCCTGATCGGCGGCGGGGACGTCTGGCTGGACGGCGCCGTCGAGGCCTTCACGACGTTGGCCGAGACCACCGGCGCTGCCGTCATCCAGAACGGCATGGGCCGCGGCTGCATGCCGGCCGACCACCCGCAGGTCCTCTCCCGCGCCCGCGGTGCCGCGTTCAAGTCCGCCGACCTGGTCATCGTGATCGGCACACCGCTCGACTTCCGGCTGGGCTTCGGGACCTTCGGTGACGCCCGGACCGTCCACATCGCCGACCACCCCGACCAGCTCTCCTCGCACGCCAGCCCGGCGGCGACGGCTGCGGGCTCCCTGGGGCCGCTGCTCCAGGCGCTGACCGAGGCCGCCGGCGGGCCATCAGGCGAGATCGCCCAGGCTCGAGCCGCCAGACTCGACACCCTGCGAGATGCAGAAGAGGCAAAGGCTGCCGAGGACGCCGACCTGCTGACCACGGACGGCACCACCATCCATCCGGCCCGCGTGTACGGCGCACTGCAGGAGGTCCTCGACCGTGATGCCGTCGTCATCGGTGATGGGGGCGACTTCGTCAGCTTCGCCGGCCGGTACGTCAAGTCCTACCAGCCAGGCCACTGGATGGACCCGGGCCCGTACGGCTGCCTCGGCACCGGCATGGGGTACGCCGCCGCCGCCCGGATCGCCCACCCCGACAAGCAGGTCGCGCTGATGCTCGGCGACGGGGCTGCCGGGTTCTCACTGATGGACGTCGAGTCGCTGGTCCGCCAGGACCTCCCGGTCGTCATCATCTGCGGCAACAACGGCATCTGGGCACTCGAGAAGTTCCCCATGCAGCAGCTCTACAACGGCTGGGACGTCGCCGCCGACCTGCAGCCGCAGCTCGGCTATCACACGGTCGTCGAGGCCATGGGGGGCGGGGGAGAGGTCGTGACCGACTCGCGGAACCTCACCGCAGCCATCAAGCGGGGGTTCGACGCCGGTGTGCCCTACCTCATCAACGTCATGACCGACCCGACCGTGGCCTACCCCCGGTCCACCGCCCTGGTATGAGCCGCGGTCTGGCCGCATCGCGATCGGCCACAGCACGACGGGCCCCGTCGCGGCCGACCGCCGGCAGCACCAGTCGATGATGCCCGCACAGGGTGAGGGGGCCGTGCGAGTCGCCGGTGGCCAGGGCTTCTACGGCGACACGCCGCTGGCCATCGCCGACCTGCTGACCGAGCAGCCCGACTACGTCTGTCTGGAAGCGCTGGCCGAGCTCACGCTGGCCATCCTGGCCAAGGACCGCGGACGCGACGAGACCCTGGGCTACACCCGCGACCTGCCGCTGTACCTGATGCAGCTGCTGCCGACATTGCTGGAGCGCCGCGAGGGGTCACGGCCCCTCCGGGTCATCACCAACGCGGGCGGGATCAATCCGTTGGGCGCGCTCCGGCTGCTACAGGCCCAGGCCGAGCCGTTCGGCCTCACCGGCCTGACCGTCGCCGTCGTGCAGGGCGATGACCTGCGATCTGCCCCGGACCTGCTGCCCGAGGGCTTCCCCGCCGCCGAGGAGCTGGCGTTCGCCAACGCCTACCTGGGCGTCGCCGGGATCGTCGAGGCGCTGGAGGCGGGCGCCGACATCGTCATCACCGGACGGGTCGCCGACGCCGCCCTCTTCCTCGCGCCGCTGGTGCACGAGCACGGCTGGGCCATCGGGCCCGACGGACTGGCTGAGCAGGACGTGAACCGGCTGGCCGCCGGCACGGTCGTGGGCCACCTGCTGGAGTGCTCCGGCCAGTCGACGGGCGGCAACCACGCGGGGGAGTGGTGGACGGTGCCCGAGCCGTGGCGGTACGGCTTCCCGCTGGCCGACGTGACGGCCGACGGTACCGCGACGATCTTCTCGCCGGAGGTGGCCGGTGGGCGGGTCGACTTCGACACGGTCCGCCAGCAGCTGCTGTACGAGGTCGGCGACCCAACCAGCTACCTGACCCCGGACGTGGTCGTCGACATGACCACCGTGCAGCTGGACGACCGGGGCGATGGCCGCGTGGTCGTCACCGGCGTCGAGGGCCGTCCGGCGACCGGGCTGTACAAGGCCGTGGGCGCCTCCCGCGACGGGTACGCCGCCGACTTCTCGATCGCGTTCGGCTGGCCCGACGCACCGGCGAAGGCACGAGCAGCCGCGACCATCGCACGCAAGCGGATCGCCGAAGCCGGGATCGAGCTGGCGGACTGGCACACCGAGATCTTCGGACTGAACGCCCTGCACGGGCCTGCAGCGTGGCAGCCCGGCCAGTCGGACCCCGAGCCCAGCGAGGTGGTGCTCCGCCTGGCGTGGAAGACCACCGAGTCCGCCGCGTGCGCCCAGGTTGGCCGCCACCTCATCCCCATGGCGCTCTCAGCCCCGCCGCCCGGGTTCAGCGGCGCCAACCGATCCCGGCCGAAGCCATCCGGGCTGCTGCAGATGCACACGGCGTTGATCCCCCGTGGACCGGTCGACGCTCGGCGTTCGGTGATCGTGGAGGTGCTGTGATGGCCGTTGAGCCACGACGGACGGTCCAGGTGAACGATCTGGCCTTCGCCCGGCCCGGCGACAAGGGCAACGACGCCGACGTGTCGGTGTTCGCTCGATCACCGGCGGCGTACCAGCACCTCGCGGCGGTGCTGACGGCCGAGCGGGTGGCCGAGCACTACGGCGACCTGGTCCGTGGCGACGTCACCCGCTGGGAGGTCCCGAACGTCCGCGCGCTCACGTTCCTCCTCCGTGATGCGCTGGCCGGTGGCGGGCCGGCCAGTCTGCGGGCTGACAACCTGGGCAAGGCCCTGGGCGGAGCCATCCTGCGATTGGAGATCGAGGCACCCGAGGGGCTGGTGGCGGAGGGGGTCCACCCACCACCGGACCCCTATCGCGAGGCCGGCTGGGTCGTCAGGTAGCGGTCGCTCAGCCGGGCAGCGCGGCGCCACTCCGATGGGCGGAGTCGAAGAAGGCCCACTCCAGCTCCATTGCCGTGGTGTAGGTCTGACGGAGCCGGCCCTCGTCAACCGGTGCCTCGAGCGTGACGAGGTCGTCGAGCAGGTCGTCCATGGCCGTCGCCAGCTGCTCGAAGTCGTCGGAGCTGTAGGTCTCCACCCACTCGCGGTACGCGGAGTCGGGATCGGTGTCCTCCCGCATCTGCTGCCCCAACCAGGCGTACAGGCGCATGCACGGCGTCATGGCCGCGGCCAGCAGGT
The sequence above is a segment of the Euzebya tangerina genome. Coding sequences within it:
- a CDS encoding molybdopterin-dependent oxidoreductase, producing the protein MASETHIHTCPLCEATCGLAIEVDPRERTVLSVRGDADDVFSGGFACPKGLSIGALHADPDRLTQPLVDGQEVSWDQAWETVEERLMGLIEAHGRDVVAMYLGNPNVHNLAGAYTTPAVAKALGSPYVFTATTVDQQPKHVSAALMFGHKLSIPIPDIDRTDYLLVLGADPMTSNGSLMTAPDMPGRLRALRQRGGRLVVVDPRVSRTARAADEHIGIRPGTDALWLAAIAQTLLASGTASPPVEGVAGLEVLPEALAPFTPEAVAGPTRVPAEVTRRVAGELAAAPSAAVYGRLGTTTVAFGTTTSWLVDVINVLTGNLDRPGGAMFTTAAAGQTNSSSGAAARETRFGRYHTAVRGLPEVFSELPSAAFAEELLDGPVRGLITIAGNPALSVPNGDRVAEALTGLDVMISVDCYRNETTRHADVVLPIPSVLQRSHYDVAFMQLAIRNVANWSDPVFETDQPQEWEVHARLAGILRGLGAACDVDAVDTFVLSTHIQKEVTAASSPIAGKEPSWVLDQLGERRGPERWLDFLIRVGPFGDGFGSVPDGLTLDEVQWHPHGLDLGPLEPRLPEVLLTPSGEVDVAPQAIIEDLPRLVATLEQDPDGLLLVGRRHLRSNNSWGHNVEALLGGTNRSSLQMHPEDAEARGLADEGRARVTSKTGTVEVVVEVTERITPGTVSLPHGWGHDVDGVQLSVATEHPGVNPNVLTGPDVDPLSGNAILNGVQVTVEPAPLSVG
- a CDS encoding aconitate hydratase; amino-acid sequence: MNVARKIISEHLVDGEMTPGTPIGLKIDQTLTQDATGTMVMLELEAMQLDRVRTEVSVQYVDHNLIQQDHKNPDDHLFLQSACERFGIHYSRAGNGISHAVHMEHFGKPGTTLAGSDSHSPAAGALGMVAIGSGGLDVALAAAGEPLRIKMPEVWGVELTGELPPWTSAKDIILEMLRRHDVDGGVGRIIEYYGPGLDGLSAMDRHVIANMGAELGATTTVFPADEEVRRFLTSMGREGDFTEIVADEGASYDHHESIDLSAIVPLIAEPVSPGNVRPVSEVAGKPISQAYVGSSANPGYRDFAICAEIVRAAGERANTAVSFDINPSSRQVLANLINDGHLLSLVTAGARIHQAGCNGCIGMGQAPATDTISLRTTPRNFPGRSGTMEDMVHLCSPETATASALTGVITDPRDLADKYGISFPQVTDPETPIIDKENLLAPVPKEEALQVKLRKGPNIASIPDFDGVPDAMDLEVMLVVGDDVSTDEISPAGSRVLPFRSNIPKISEFTYDIVDETYHVRAAEARDDGRGHAIVGGTNYGQGSSREHAALAPRYLGLRAVLAKDYARIHWQNLVNFGVLPLEFTSDEDKDAINSGDVLELRDLHATLAGGGDVAVRNATQGTEFRMSHRLSERQVDVLLAGGVINVMKERLGGSGEPVATDQVAPGREDGPGDR
- a CDS encoding acetolactate synthase, which produces MSDQSGTRVDDNTDQQDETSQEASGALAVHALEAAGVEHLFTLSGGHIFPLYDGCRQTGVQLWDFRHEQSATFAAEGLAKLTRQTQVAALTAGPGVTNSVSATASARFGGSPLLVIGGRAPAATWGTGSLQEIDHTAFMGPLTKSATTAMTPDTVARTVAEAYRVAGSSHRGPTFVDIPMDVVFTPAQTDTVRAPAVPDTVAHDPSDVSRIAEMLAASTAPVLIGGGDVWLDGAVEAFTTLAETTGAAVIQNGMGRGCMPADHPQVLSRARGAAFKSADLVIVIGTPLDFRLGFGTFGDARTVHIADHPDQLSSHASPAATAAGSLGPLLQALTEAAGGPSGEIAQARAARLDTLRDAEEAKAAEDADLLTTDGTTIHPARVYGALQEVLDRDAVVIGDGGDFVSFAGRYVKSYQPGHWMDPGPYGCLGTGMGYAAAARIAHPDKQVALMLGDGAAGFSLMDVESLVRQDLPVVIICGNNGIWALEKFPMQQLYNGWDVAADLQPQLGYHTVVEAMGGGGEVVTDSRNLTAAIKRGFDAGVPYLINVMTDPTVAYPRSTALV
- a CDS encoding acyclic terpene utilization AtuA family protein translates to MMPAQGEGAVRVAGGQGFYGDTPLAIADLLTEQPDYVCLEALAELTLAILAKDRGRDETLGYTRDLPLYLMQLLPTLLERREGSRPLRVITNAGGINPLGALRLLQAQAEPFGLTGLTVAVVQGDDLRSAPDLLPEGFPAAEELAFANAYLGVAGIVEALEAGADIVITGRVADAALFLAPLVHEHGWAIGPDGLAEQDVNRLAAGTVVGHLLECSGQSTGGNHAGEWWTVPEPWRYGFPLADVTADGTATIFSPEVAGGRVDFDTVRQQLLYEVGDPTSYLTPDVVVDMTTVQLDDRGDGRVVVTGVEGRPATGLYKAVGASRDGYAADFSIAFGWPDAPAKARAAATIARKRIAEAGIELADWHTEIFGLNALHGPAAWQPGQSDPEPSEVVLRLAWKTTESAACAQVGRHLIPMALSAPPPGFSGANRSRPKPSGLLQMHTALIPRGPVDARRSVIVEVL
- a CDS encoding metal-sensitive transcriptional regulator, which codes for MSAEPGYVTGGDQAALLRRLKRIEGQVRGVHRMVEEDTYCIDVLTQVSAIKRGLEKVSVLLVEDHLRGCVLDAAKSGDDAEADAHLTEVTTALGRLLRS